In Choloepus didactylus isolate mChoDid1 chromosome X, mChoDid1.pri, whole genome shotgun sequence, a genomic segment contains:
- the FAM155B gene encoding LOW QUALITY PROTEIN: transmembrane protein FAM155B (The sequence of the model RefSeq protein was modified relative to this genomic sequence to represent the inferred CDS: inserted 1 base in 1 codon; deleted 1 base in 1 codon), with the protein MFRGAWIWPRKDAAALXCCCCCWAPRPSDKPCADSDRAQRWRLSLASLLFFTVLLADHLWLRARARPRARELSNAMRPPWGAGREREPVPSRVVLPLLLLLPPPPPPPGESRAPPGTCGPRCSNLTKAAPTVGPGPDCGGVPEPTGLDAACTKLRSLQRLFEPTTPAPSLRPPDSSSRAPAEFPSAKKNLLKGHFRNFTLSFCDTYTVWDLLLGMDRPDSLDCSLDTLMGDLLAVVASPGSGAWEACSNCIEAYQRLDRHAQEKYDEFDLVLHKYLQAEEYSIPSCTKGCKVGTGVRGHNGGLGGGSGSGGTERGLKGSLSS; encoded by the exons ATGTTCAGGGGCGCTTGGATTTGGCCCAGGAAAGACGCCGCCGCTC tctgctgctgctgctgctgggctcCCAGGCCAAGCGACAAACCTTGTGCCGACTCCGACCGGGCGCAGCGATGGCGACTGTCCCTGGCGTCCCTGCTCTTCTTCACCGTGCTGCTCGCTGACCATCTGTGGCTGCGCGCGAGGGCCCGGCCCCGGGCCAGGGAGCTGAGCAACGCCATGCGGCCACCCTGGGGGGCCGGCCGTGAGCGGGAGCCGGTGCCTTCTCGCGTGgtgctgccgctgctgctgctgctgccgccgccgccgccgccgcccggtGAGTCTAGAGCACCCCCGGGCACCTGCGGCCCCCGATGCAGCAACCTGACCAAAGCCGCACCCACCGTCGGCCCCGGGCCGGACTGCGGCGGCGTACCCGAGCCCACTGGGCTGGACGCAGCTTGCACCAAATTGCGATCTTTGCAGAGACTTTTCGAACCGACCACCCCGGCC CCCTCTTTGCGGCCCCCCGACTCCTCTTCCCGTGCCCCGGCCGAGTTCCCCTCCGCCAAAAAAAACTTGCTCAAAGGCCACTTTCGGAACTTCACTCTCTCTTTTTGCGACACTTACACGGTCTGGGACTTGCTGCTGGGCATGGACCGCCCCGACAGCCTGGACTGCAGTCTGGACACCCTGATGGGGGACCTGCTGGCCGTGGTGGCCAGCCCGGGCTCCGGGGCCTGGGAGGCGTGTAGCAACTGTATCGAGGCGTACCAGCGGCTGGACCGACATGCTCAGGAAAAATATGACGAGTTCGACCTCGTGCTGCATAAATACTTACAGGCAGAAGAGTACTCAATCCCGTCCTGCACGAAAGGCTGTAAGGTAGGGACCGGCGTCCGCGGCCACAACGGCGGCCTCGGAGGCGGCAGCGGTAGTGGTGGGACCGAGAGGGGGCTAAAAGGAAGTCTTTCCTCCTAA